From Girardinichthys multiradiatus isolate DD_20200921_A chromosome 3, DD_fGirMul_XY1, whole genome shotgun sequence, the proteins below share one genomic window:
- the rpa2 gene encoding replication protein A 32 kDa subunit — MWNQGGYTESGMVGGYTQSPGGFASPALSQGGEKKGRTRATQIIPCTVSQLMSASQADEVFRVGDVEVTQVTIVGIIRSTDKSMTNIQYKVDDMTGAPMDVKQWVDTEDPSVDSTVLPPGTYVKVSGNLRSFQNHRSVVAFSVRPLADMNEITSHILEVVQAHMALCKPQTMPGNGGGMGASSTSMVRQGLGITGGSYAGANENPLMVINGLSANQNQVLSLIKGCPDQQGISIQDLKQRLSGISLAVIKQAVEFLSNEGHIFSTIDEDHYKSTDNDN; from the exons ATGTGGAATCAGG GAGGATACACCGAGTCTGGGATGGTCGGGGGTTACACTCAGTCTCCTGGAGGCTTTGCATCCCCTGCCCTATCCCAGGGAGGAGAGAAGAAAGGG AGGACCCGGGCTACACAAATCATCCCCTGCACTGTGTCCCAGCTGATGTCTGCCTCACAGGCTGATGAGGTCTTCAGAGTGGGAGATGTGGAAGTGACACAG GTCACCATTGTGGGGATCATAAGAAGCACAGACAAATCTATGACCAATATCCAGTACAAGGTGGACGACATGACTGGTGCCCCTATGGATGTGAAGCAGTGGGTCGACACTGAG GACCCAAGTGTAGACAGCACGGTTTTGCCCCCAGGAACTTATGTCAAAGTCTCCGGAAATCTGCGCTCCTTTCag AACCACAGATCTGTTGTAGCCTTCAGCGTcaggcccctggcagacatgaATGAGATCACCTCGCACATTCTGGAGGTTGTGCAGGCACACATGGCACTCTGCAAACCTCAAACCATG CCAGGTAACGGTGGAGGAATGGGTGCTAGCAGCACATCAATGGTCCGCCAAGGCCTGGGGATCACCGGAGGAAGCTATGCAGGTGCTAACGAGaacccactgatggtcattaaCGGGTTAAGTGCGAATCAGAACCAG GTGCTAAGTTTGATAAAAGGTTGTCCGGACCAACAGGGTATCAGCATTCAAGACCTGAAGCAAAGGCTCAGTGGCATAAGTCTTGCAGTGATCAA GCAAGCAGTGGAATTCCTGAGCAACGAAGGTCACATCTTTTCAACCATAGACGAGGATCACTACAAATCAACAGACAATGACAACTAA
- the themis2 gene encoding protein THEMIS2: protein MAGTIALPLQEFIGSLDNTSLPKLLQVCSGVYFQGSVYELSGSEVCFSTGDLVKVIGIELQSVSCEDIISNETFELPITHTGLFKVVPEQKPYSSVEEMLSMRPVGLNDSLPFTFTSNSKMTFGSLILGAGKALTVLSIERHKGEEDKVRCHVRGQTEASAEVCIPLSCHGEFYECESEDCYTLKEIMSSPRLRTRRFRFVKTTKCDRVLIFSPIHQVQAIMNLRKNILRFPSSLEVDVVDVTDVCKDVHFVTPLSLTEVLSLPDESFPVVAEILEEPESRSFFKCAWLPGLIKSTNLVMHKKGTTAMVLMSSLKGRKNQQYFLVSQQYGGRFRRRPREFNSVYEVYVASTQTHGLTVSVTRNCEEVEEEGLPGLSIGEKLEIVDCTRMELPCENNKGQRQSVEALLCHRLQEPDDDEEEEEEEDEERDKREEEKEEVFLPLYMQGHFVEVLGENKKYKLSDLGKEFRLPLDVKVVSRDTELETDPLVGFSCLRIEGAILEPSIQASFPDRPDHCFLLLPQWLSLSVSFTTEPLPWSQDKCPKCFTERVSEVTDTFFYEYRKKDNSDEAPPPRPPKRDMSSSNLVKKTSKSTKKPSKAKRSKDKGVPTDKLNTLTLNNKKRPPAPPPPESLNEEPPPPPVLPRKYSTEEPTSKALPNTYVKINTSSKNELLCGVAADVDSDHDYETMDESLVAMVKTAEESVMFY, encoded by the exons ATGGCAGGCACCATTGCTTTGCCTCTTCAAGAATTCATCGGCTCACTGGACAACACCAGTTTGCCAAAACTTTTGCAAGTTTGCTCTGGAGTGTATTTCCAAG GTTCCGTATATGAACTTTCTGGAAGTGAAGTGTGCTTTTCTACTGGGGATCTAGTAAAGGTCATTGGCATTGAACTGCAGTCTGTTTCCTGTGAAGATATCATTAGCAATGAGACGTTTGAGTTACCTATCACTCACACAG GACTGTTCAAAGTGGTCCCCGAGCAGAAGCCATACTCTTCAGTTGAGGAGATGTTGAGCATGAGGCCCGTTGGCCTGAATGACTCTCTTCCTTTTACCTTCACCAGCAACTCCAAGATGACCTTTGGCAGTCTCATACTGGGGGCCGGCAAAGCTCTGACCGTGCTCTCCATCGAGAGGCATAAGGGAGAAGAGGATAAGGTGCGTTGCCACGTAAGAGGACAAACAGAGGCCTCAGCCGAAGTGTGCATTCCTCTGTCTTGTCACGGGGAGTTTTACGAATGTGAGAGCGAGGATTGTTACACTCTGAAGGAGATCATGTCTTCACCTCGCCTGCGCACACGAAGGTTTCGCTTTGTTAAGACCACCAAGTGTGACCGGGTCCTCATCTTTAGTCCAATCCACCAGGTCCAGGCCATCATGAACT TGAGGAAGAACATACTTAGGTTTCCGTCCAGCCTGGAGGTGGATGTGGTTGATGTCACTGATGTGTGTAAAGACGTACATTTTGTGACACCTCTAAGTCTGACAGAGGTCCTGTCTCTTCCGGACGAATCGTTCCCTGTGGTGGCAGAGATATTAGAGGAGCCGGAGAGCCGCTCTTTTTTCAAGTGCGCCTGGCTGCCAGGGCTGATCAAGAGCACCAACCTGGTTATGCACAAGAAAGGAACTACTGCCATGGTCCTGATGTCCAGCCTGAAGGGCCGAAAGAATCAGCAGTACTTCCTTGTGTCCCAGCAGTACGGTGGACGGTTTCGAAGGCGGCCGAGAGAATTCAACTCGGTGTACGAGGTGTATGTTGCTTCAACGCAGACACACGGCCTGACGGTGAGCGTGACAAGAAACTGTGAGGAAGTTGAGGAGGAGGGTCTGCCAGGCCTCAGCATTGGGGAGAAGCTAGAGATTGTGGACTGCACTAGAATGGAGTTGCCTtgtgaaaacaataaagggCAGAGGCAGTCTGTCGAGGCTCTTTTGTGTCATCGTCTCCAAGAGCCAGAcgatgatgaggaggaagaagaggaagaggatgaaGAAAGGGATAAACGGGAAGAGGAAAAAGAGGAGGTCTTCCTGCCTCTGTACATGCAGGGTCACTTTGTAGAGGTTCTTGGTGAAAACAAAAAGTATAAACTCAGTGACTTGGGTAAGGAGTTCCGTTTGCCACTGGATGTCAAAGTAGTGAGTCGAGATACTGAACTAGAGACTGACCCCCTAGTTGGGTTTTCTTGTCTAAGAATAGAGGGGGCAATACTGGAGCCCAGCATCCAGGCAAGCTTTCCAGACAGACCCGACCATTGTTTTCTGCTTCTACCCCAGTGGCTCTCTTTGTCCGTCTCTTTCACCACGGAGCCCCTTCCGTGGTCTCAGGACAAGTGTCCTAAGTGTTTCACAGAAAGGGTTAGTGAGGTGACAGACACGTTCTTTTATGAATATCGCAAAAAGGATAACTCAGATGAGGCTCCTCCCCCCCGACCGCCAAAGCGAGATATGTCATCATCAAACTTAgtcaaaaaaacatcaaaatccacAAAGAAACCCTCCAAGGCAAAGAGAAGCAAAGACAAAGGTGTCCCGACAGACAAGCTCAACACTTTAACTTTGAATAATAAGAAAAGGCCCCCAGCTCCACCGCCTCCC GAGAGCTTAAATGAagaacctcctcctcctccagttTTACCACGAAAGTACTCGACAGAAGAACCAACTAGCAAGGCCCTGCCAAATACTTATGTAAAGATAAACACATCGTCAAAAAACG AGCTCCTGTGTGGCGTGGCTGCAGACGTGGATAGTGATCATGACTATGAAACGATGGATGAGTCTTTAGTAGCTATGGTAAAGACAGCAGAAGAAAGCGTGatgttctattaa
- the ppp1r8b gene encoding protein phosphatase 1, regulatory subunit 8b, which produces MASKTGKDGPPPFDCPSWAGKPPTGLHLDVMKGDKLIEKLIIDEKKFYLFGRNPDWCDFTIDHQSCSRVHSALIYHKHLKRVFLIDLNSTHGTFLGHIRLEPHKPQQVPIDSTISFGASTRTYTIREKPQTQGTAGTGDSKTGDEEELKGLLGLPEEETELENLTEFNTAHNKRISILTIEEGNLEIQRPKRKRKNSRVTFNEEDSIINPEDIDPSVGRFRNMVQTAVIPMKKRRFDSQNTLGLDDLASKRIHGYNLGGGLYGDLPPTSHENKPTGAPGGAAMQGGLPLPFPNPAPEVDLAPEAPQPPITLNPTPVTAPYLPETLNEPRKKKYAKEAWPGKKPTPSLLI; this is translated from the exons ATGGCGAGTAAAACAGGCAAAGACGGTCCTCCTCCTTTTGATTGTCCATCATG GGCAGGCAAACCACCCACAGGACTCCATCTGGACGTGATGAAGGGGGACAAATTGATAGAG AAACTGATCATAGATGAGAAGAAGTTTTACCTGTTTGGGAGGAACCCTGACTGGTGTGACTTCACCATTGACCATCAGTCCTGCTCTCGGGTTCATTCGGCATTAATCTACCACAAACACCTAAAAAGGGTCTTCCTCATAGACCTAAACAGCA cacacGGTACTTTCTTAGGGCACATTCGCCTTGAGCCCCACAAGCCTCAGCAAGTTCCCATAGACTCGACGATATCTTTTGGGGCTTCCACACGGACCTACACTATTAGAGAGAAGCCCCAAACCCAAGGCACCGCTGGCACAGGAGACAGTAAGACAGGAGATGAAGAGGAACTCAAAGGACTACTTGGACTTCCAGAGGAAGAGACAGAGCTAGAG AATCTTACAGAGTTTAACACGGCTCACAACAAGCGCATCTCCATCTTGACGATCGAGGAAGGCAACCTGGAAATCCAGCGACCAAAGAGGAAACGCAAGAACTCCAGAGTTACTTTCAATGAAGAAGACTCTATCATTAATCCAG AAGACATAGATCCCTCAGTTGGACGATTTAGAAATATGGTGCAGACAGCTGTCATCCCCATGAAG AAACGGAGATTCGACAGCCAGAATACACTGGGTTTGGATGACCTGGCTTCGAAGCGCATTCACGGCTACAATTTAGGTGGAGGCTTGTATGGGGACTTGCCTCCCACCAGCCATGAGAACAAGCCAACAGGAGCTCCAGGAGGTGCTGCTATGCAAGGCGGGCTTCCGCTGCCCTTCCCCAACCCGGCACCAGAGGTAGATCTGGCCCCAGAGGCTCCTCAGCCGCCGATCACCCTCAACCCCACACCGGTCACAGCCCCCTACCTCCCAGAGACCCTCAACGAGCCACGGAAAAAGAAGTACGCCAAAGAAGCTTGGCCGGGGAAGAAACCCACCCCGTCACTTCTCATCTAA